A single Defluviitalea saccharophila DNA region contains:
- a CDS encoding DivIVA domain-containing protein, whose product MMLTPLDIESQEFRKKPYGYSIEEVDKFLDEVIESYEKIYKENIELKDKISMLNESIQHYKALEQTLQNTLILAEKTAEDTKSAAYQKGEQIRKEAEIKANQILEETQQEVFRINQEIERLKNQYSSLKIQMKQTLLTQLEILETSVLYKEDEGVHQYKSDEEYDIARDEDVI is encoded by the coding sequence ATGATGCTTACGCCACTGGATATTGAATCGCAAGAATTTAGAAAAAAGCCGTACGGATATTCTATTGAAGAAGTAGACAAATTTTTAGATGAAGTCATTGAATCTTATGAAAAAATTTATAAAGAAAATATTGAACTGAAAGATAAAATTTCTATGCTAAATGAGAGTATTCAGCACTATAAGGCGCTGGAACAAACCCTACAAAATACATTAATACTGGCTGAAAAAACAGCAGAGGATACAAAATCTGCAGCTTATCAAAAAGGAGAACAAATAAGAAAAGAAGCTGAAATAAAAGCGAATCAGATTTTGGAAGAAACCCAACAGGAAGTGTTTAGAATCAATCAAGAAATTGAACGATTAAAAAATCAATATTCTTCATTAAAAATACAAATGAAACAGACCTTATTAACACAACTGGAAATATTAGAAACGTCGGTATTATATAAGGAAGATGAAGGCGTACACCAATATAAATCTGATGAAGAATATGATATTGCTAGAGACGAGGATGTAATATGA
- a CDS encoding RNA-binding protein, protein MINKEVYLKNFNDVEERLTASKILDRANIALRDHVSTFTDFIDMYKLSKFLSLVHNLSDLTIKAFGGYSESERKIIGFCPEYRELEEKDFPIAPIEVLLKSPKEEAISHRDYLGSILGLGIERSKIGDILVYEQKAVVFVYKDIASYIVNNLSKIKSVKAEAKEILLEDIIPPQPKIKEIASTVSSLRADSILSAGFQLSRNKIVDLIKSEKALINGTIASPSSHIKEGDFLTLRGFGKIKLVEVRGKTKKDRMSIVIHRYV, encoded by the coding sequence ATGATTAATAAAGAAGTTTATTTAAAGAATTTTAACGATGTAGAGGAAAGATTGACTGCCAGTAAAATACTGGATCGTGCTAATATTGCATTAAGAGATCATGTCAGTACATTTACCGATTTTATTGATATGTATAAATTAAGTAAATTTCTTTCTTTGGTCCATAATCTTTCTGATTTAACAATAAAAGCATTCGGAGGATATTCTGAAAGTGAAAGAAAAATAATAGGTTTTTGCCCAGAGTATAGAGAATTGGAAGAAAAAGATTTTCCTATCGCACCAATTGAGGTGCTTCTTAAAAGTCCTAAAGAAGAAGCCATCTCTCATCGAGACTATTTAGGTTCCATTTTGGGACTTGGGATAGAAAGAAGTAAAATTGGCGATATTTTAGTATATGAGCAAAAAGCCGTTGTTTTTGTTTATAAAGATATAGCATCCTATATCGTAAATAATTTATCTAAAATTAAGAGTGTTAAAGCAGAAGCAAAAGAAATTTTACTAGAAGATATTATTCCTCCTCAGCCTAAAATTAAAGAAATTGCTTCTACTGTTTCATCCTTAAGAGCTGATTCGATTTTAAGTGCCGGATTTCAGCTGTCAAGAAACAAGATTGTGGATTTAATTAAATCTGAGAAAGCACTCATCAATGGAACAATTGCCAGTCCTTCCTCCCATATTAAAGAGGGAGACTTTTTAACACTTAGGGGTTTTGGCAAAATTAAATTGGTTGAAGTTAGAGGAAAAACTAAAAAAGATCGCATGAGTATTGTAATACATCGGTACGTATAG
- a CDS encoding YggT family protein, protein MELSAILSSALAVFFNLLDMLIFIRVLLSWFPISRNNPLVALIYQLTEPILGPVRALIQRSVLGGRGMMVDFSPIIALLLLEFIKNILLYLTTLI, encoded by the coding sequence ATGGAATTAAGTGCAATTTTAAGCTCAGCTTTGGCAGTTTTTTTCAATTTACTTGATATGTTAATTTTTATAAGGGTACTGTTATCTTGGTTTCCTATTAGTCGTAATAATCCCTTAGTTGCATTGATCTATCAATTAACTGAACCTATTCTTGGTCCTGTTCGAGCCCTTATACAAAGATCAGTCCTTGGCGGCAGAGGTATGATGGTTGATTTTTCTCCAATCATCGCGCTGCTCCTGTTAGAGTTTATAAAAAACATTCTGTTATATTTGACAACACTTATCTAG
- a CDS encoding cell division protein SepF, producing the protein MAKLFDKMMDVMGFGNGEEDFEEEVEEIEEKAEIPQIRNYHTRNNSKIVNIHTNVQMEVVITNPEKYEEAQEICDHIKAKKPVVINLENLDRLVAQRVMDFLSGACYALNGDVQRVANNIFIIAPENVDIANSFKEELKTKGIILPWMSTAK; encoded by the coding sequence ATGGCAAAACTTTTTGACAAGATGATGGATGTAATGGGATTTGGTAATGGAGAAGAAGATTTTGAAGAAGAAGTTGAAGAAATAGAAGAGAAAGCTGAAATACCACAAATTCGCAATTATCACACAAGAAATAACTCCAAAATTGTAAATATACATACAAATGTTCAAATGGAAGTAGTGATTACAAATCCTGAGAAATATGAAGAAGCACAAGAAATTTGTGATCATATTAAAGCTAAGAAACCTGTAGTAATTAATTTAGAAAATCTGGATCGTCTTGTTGCTCAAAGAGTAATGGATTTTCTAAGTGGCGCATGTTATGCCTTAAATGGAGATGTACAGAGGGTTGCCAATAACATCTTTATCATTGCACCGGAAAATGTTGATATTGCCAATAGTTTTAAAGAAGAATTAAAGACAAAAGGTATAATTCTTCCTTGGATGAGCACTGCAAAGTAA
- a CDS encoding YggS family pyridoxal phosphate-dependent enzyme, whose protein sequence is MNHIKKNIEEIKKRISIAAEKSGRTEKDITLIAVTKTIDIPRIKEALSCNICHIGENKVQEIMKKYDAIDSNIHWHLIGHLQTNKVKYIIDKVDLIHSVDSERLAYKINEIAEKHNKIMDILLQVNIAKEETKFGLMAEEVEPLIDKIKSLKNIRVKGLMTIVPYETNPENNRIHFRTIKQLSVDIAKRNIDNISMEVLSMGMTNDYEIAIEEGSNMVRIGTGIFGQRNYNV, encoded by the coding sequence ATGAATCATATAAAAAAGAATATTGAAGAAATCAAAAAAAGAATTAGCATTGCTGCAGAAAAAAGCGGTCGTACAGAAAAAGATATAACCTTAATTGCAGTGACAAAAACAATTGATATACCAAGAATCAAAGAAGCTTTATCCTGCAACATATGCCATATAGGTGAGAACAAGGTACAAGAAATTATGAAGAAATATGATGCCATCGATTCAAATATTCATTGGCATCTCATTGGGCATCTTCAGACAAATAAAGTAAAATATATCATTGATAAAGTTGATTTGATCCATTCTGTTGACAGTGAGCGCTTAGCTTATAAAATCAATGAAATAGCAGAAAAACATAATAAAATCATGGATATACTTTTACAAGTAAATATTGCAAAAGAAGAAACGAAATTTGGATTAATGGCCGAAGAGGTAGAACCCCTAATTGATAAAATTAAAAGTTTAAAGAATATACGGGTCAAAGGTCTTATGACTATAGTCCCATACGAAACAAATCCAGAGAATAATAGGATTCATTTTAGAACTATAAAGCAATTATCTGTTGACATTGCTAAGAGAAATATTGATAATATAAGCATGGAAGTTCTTTCTATGGGAATGACAAATGATTATGAAATTGCAATAGAAGAAGGTTCAAATATGGTGAGAATTGGGACAGGCATATTTGGGCAAAGAAATTATAATGTATAA
- a CDS encoding HlyD family efflux transporter periplasmic adaptor subunit, whose protein sequence is MANTKIRKKKKNHRKKSRERRIVIGGFLAVLLIIYLIGSGLKLTKKTPLSIEVVQMGTIDNNIHVKGTIIRDEAVVKSTKAGSIQYFIYEGEKVKSGTPICMIANHSAVSQIREELDKINENIIKVQNQRKEFSVIQKDIQNVNYQIDDLIDNLRNTYSNKNFVQIYSLKNSILMEIEKKQMLLSQEESSSLKNLILQKNTYENQLATNSDLISTPMGGIISYHIDGLEEKLNPKTLDQITINDLDQKSEPKDISQVQSVEKNTPLFKVINNYDWYIVGSLSKELAEDWEVNNDVFIKFNEAQSATVKAKIYKIAPQDKNVMFVLQITEQILPIISKRNIEFEIIRKNYEGIKIPVNSIVEKTFLKIPKEYIQQSGKQTVVIKKGNESDTLIPVDIVFEEGKNMYILQDTSSLNMYDTLVLPENAQAEYIIKESQSSIGVFAVNGGITRFKKIEILVQNNDYAIVKQDTPSGIRLYDQIVSNAKNAKENQLLNQFEIIENH, encoded by the coding sequence ATGGCGAATACAAAAATTAGGAAAAAGAAAAAGAATCATAGAAAAAAATCAAGAGAGCGCAGAATAGTAATTGGCGGTTTTTTAGCAGTCCTTCTCATCATTTATTTAATTGGTTCAGGACTGAAATTAACAAAGAAAACTCCTTTATCCATTGAAGTCGTACAAATGGGGACAATTGATAATAATATCCATGTGAAAGGTACCATTATTCGTGACGAAGCTGTTGTTAAAAGCACTAAAGCTGGCAGCATTCAATATTTTATTTATGAAGGAGAAAAAGTTAAATCTGGTACACCAATTTGCATGATTGCAAATCATTCTGCTGTGTCACAGATTCGAGAAGAATTGGACAAGATCAACGAGAATATTATAAAAGTTCAAAATCAGAGAAAAGAGTTTTCTGTGATTCAAAAAGATATACAAAACGTGAATTATCAAATTGACGATTTGATTGATAACTTAAGAAATACATATTCAAATAAAAACTTTGTTCAAATTTATTCGTTAAAAAATTCTATTCTAATGGAAATAGAAAAAAAGCAAATGCTTCTATCCCAAGAAGAATCCTCATCCCTTAAAAACTTAATATTACAAAAAAATACGTACGAAAATCAGCTGGCTACAAACTCTGATTTAATTTCAACACCAATGGGAGGGATCATATCTTATCATATTGACGGATTAGAAGAAAAACTTAACCCAAAAACTTTGGATCAAATTACCATAAACGATTTAGACCAGAAATCAGAACCCAAAGACATCAGTCAGGTACAGAGTGTGGAAAAAAATACTCCACTATTTAAAGTAATCAATAATTATGATTGGTATATCGTTGGGAGCCTTTCCAAAGAATTAGCCGAAGACTGGGAAGTAAATAATGATGTTTTTATTAAATTCAATGAAGCTCAGTCAGCTACCGTTAAAGCAAAAATTTATAAAATAGCACCTCAAGATAAAAATGTGATGTTTGTTCTTCAAATTACAGAGCAAATATTGCCTATAATTTCTAAGAGAAATATCGAGTTTGAAATTATTAGGAAAAATTATGAAGGAATTAAAATCCCCGTTAACTCAATAGTTGAAAAAACTTTCTTGAAAATTCCTAAAGAATATATTCAGCAATCCGGGAAACAAACGGTAGTCATTAAAAAAGGAAATGAAAGTGACACGCTCATACCTGTTGATATTGTTTTTGAAGAGGGAAAAAATATGTATATTCTACAAGACACCTCTTCACTTAACATGTATGATACATTAGTTTTGCCGGAAAACGCCCAGGCAGAGTACATTATAAAAGAAAGCCAATCCAGCATAGGAGTCTTTGCTGTAAATGGAGGAATAACACGATTTAAAAAGATTGAAATTTTAGTACAGAATAACGACTATGCAATTGTTAAACAGGATACTCCTTCTGGAATCAGATTATACGATCAGATTGTTTCGAATGCAAAAAATGCTAAAGAAAATCAACTTTTAAACCAGTTTGAAATTATTGAGAACCATTAA
- a CDS encoding DUF6465 family protein: MKEELFIQFNGKEIVASDLVKQFKEIWKDKSMKVKDVKSLKLYYNVNEEKCYYVVNDKETGSF, encoded by the coding sequence ATGAAAGAAGAATTATTTATTCAATTTAACGGGAAGGAGATAGTAGCATCGGACTTAGTTAAGCAATTTAAAGAAATCTGGAAAGATAAGTCGATGAAAGTAAAAGATGTAAAGTCATTAAAATTATATTATAATGTCAATGAAGAAAAATGCTATTATGTTGTAAACGACAAAGAAACAGGTTCTTTCTAA
- the spoIVA gene encoding stage IV sporulation protein A, whose product MENYNIYQDIAQRTNGDIYIGVVGPVRTGKSTFIKRFMDLLVIPNIPDNYNKERAKDELPQSAAGKTIMTTEPKFIPNESVTITLNDELDFNVRMIDCVGYMVPGATGHLEGENPRMVHTPWYEYEIPFIEAAEIGTKKVINDHSTIGIVVTTDGTITDIPRNDYEEAEQRVISELKAINKPFVVLLNSARPYDPQTQELNQELSERYNVPVITCNCAQLKMDDINRIMETVLYEFPIQEIQFVFPKWVEALDTDHWMKKQLISAVKDTMYPVYRLRELKASMDDFKNYDFIKKVYQEKTNLGTGIVRIDLTTADHLFYRVLSETTGMEIEGEHQLIALIRKLADTKREYDKVAYALHEVKQKGYGVVTPMLDELKLEEPEIVKQGNRFGVKLRASAPSIHLIRADIETEVSPIVGTEKQSEELVNYLMSEFETDPKKIWESNIFGKSLHELVNEGLQNKLYRMPEDAQMKLQETLQKIINEGSGGLICIIL is encoded by the coding sequence ATGGAAAACTATAACATCTATCAAGATATTGCCCAAAGAACGAACGGAGACATTTACATAGGGGTCGTTGGACCCGTTAGAACAGGAAAGTCGACTTTTATCAAACGATTTATGGATTTGCTTGTAATACCCAACATTCCTGACAATTACAATAAAGAAAGAGCTAAAGATGAGCTTCCTCAAAGTGCAGCGGGAAAAACCATTATGACTACGGAGCCTAAATTTATTCCGAATGAATCCGTTACGATTACTCTAAATGATGAACTGGATTTTAATGTGCGCATGATTGATTGTGTCGGATATATGGTTCCTGGTGCAACAGGTCACTTAGAAGGTGAAAATCCCAGAATGGTTCATACCCCCTGGTATGAGTATGAAATACCCTTTATCGAAGCGGCAGAAATAGGCACAAAAAAAGTAATCAATGATCATTCCACCATTGGTATTGTCGTGACCACCGATGGAACCATAACAGATATTCCAAGAAATGATTATGAAGAAGCAGAACAAAGAGTAATCAGTGAATTAAAAGCCATTAATAAACCTTTTGTAGTATTATTAAATTCTGCTAGGCCTTATGATCCCCAGACTCAGGAATTAAACCAAGAACTATCGGAAAGATATAATGTTCCTGTCATCACCTGCAACTGTGCACAGTTAAAAATGGATGATATCAATAGAATCATGGAAACTGTTTTATATGAATTCCCCATTCAAGAAATTCAATTCGTCTTTCCTAAATGGGTCGAAGCACTGGATACAGATCACTGGATGAAAAAACAATTGATTTCTGCAGTAAAAGACACCATGTATCCCGTTTATCGTCTAAGAGAATTAAAAGCCTCTATGGATGATTTTAAGAATTATGATTTTATCAAGAAAGTATATCAAGAAAAAACGAACTTAGGGACAGGAATTGTTAGAATTGATTTAACCACTGCCGATCACTTATTCTATAGAGTTTTATCTGAAACAACCGGAATGGAAATTGAAGGAGAACATCAATTGATTGCTCTCATTCGCAAACTGGCTGATACGAAGAGAGAATATGATAAAGTGGCCTATGCTCTGCATGAAGTGAAGCAAAAAGGCTATGGCGTTGTTACACCAATGCTGGATGAACTAAAACTGGAAGAACCGGAAATTGTAAAGCAAGGAAACCGTTTTGGAGTAAAACTTCGTGCCAGCGCGCCCTCAATTCATTTAATTCGTGCTGATATTGAAACTGAAGTATCTCCAATCGTTGGTACAGAAAAACAAAGTGAGGAACTAGTAAATTATTTAATGAGCGAATTTGAAACGGATCCGAAAAAAATATGGGAATCCAATATCTTTGGAAAGTCTCTTCATGAACTAGTGAATGAAGGATTGCAAAATAAGCTCTATCGTATGCCTGAAGATGCCCAAATGAAACTTCAGGAAACATTGCAAAAAATCATTAATGAAGGAAGCGGCGGTTTAATCTGTATTATTTTGTAG
- a CDS encoding NAD(P)H-dependent glycerol-3-phosphate dehydrogenase: MTQNIAVMGAGSWGTALAILLSKNGHNVTLWCFQEEEKRLLEKSRENLAYLPGVLIPNNIHLTSDYKEALMDKSIVLIAIPSKFIRSNMEKFSPYLKENQIIVNASKGLENDTLLTMSQVISEVTPQCAVAVLSGPSHAEEVAKDIPTACVISSKSRKVAEFVQDVFMTPKFRLYTNPDLIGVELGGALKNVIALAAGIVDGLGFGDNTKAALMTRGMVEITRLGVAMGGDIQTFNGLSGIGDLIVTCTSMHSRNRRAGILIGKGKSLDEALAEVQMVVEGVHSAKAAYALSQKYNVEMPIIKQTIEVLFEGKSPKEAVVDLMLRDKRTEHLMEEVHWSHSVSWKDE, from the coding sequence ATGACACAGAACATCGCGGTTATGGGAGCTGGAAGCTGGGGAACAGCCCTGGCAATACTACTAAGCAAAAATGGACATAATGTTACCCTATGGTGTTTTCAGGAAGAAGAAAAACGCTTACTTGAAAAATCCAGAGAAAATTTAGCTTATCTTCCTGGAGTACTGATTCCAAATAATATTCATTTGACTTCTGATTATAAAGAAGCACTTATGGATAAGAGTATTGTACTCATAGCAATACCTTCAAAATTTATCCGAAGCAATATGGAGAAATTTTCGCCATATTTAAAAGAAAACCAGATCATAGTCAATGCTTCTAAAGGATTGGAAAACGATACGCTTCTTACAATGTCCCAAGTTATTTCGGAAGTTACTCCTCAGTGTGCTGTAGCTGTTTTGTCAGGTCCCAGTCATGCTGAAGAAGTTGCAAAAGATATTCCTACAGCTTGCGTTATTTCTTCCAAATCAAGAAAAGTAGCTGAATTCGTGCAGGATGTCTTTATGACACCTAAATTTAGACTGTATACCAATCCAGATTTAATTGGAGTGGAATTAGGAGGTGCCTTAAAGAACGTTATTGCTTTAGCCGCAGGAATTGTTGACGGATTAGGATTTGGAGACAATACTAAAGCAGCCCTTATGACAAGAGGTATGGTTGAAATTACTAGGCTGGGAGTTGCTATGGGCGGAGATATCCAAACTTTTAACGGTCTATCAGGCATCGGAGATTTAATTGTTACTTGTACCAGTATGCACAGCCGTAACCGCCGTGCCGGAATTTTAATTGGAAAAGGCAAATCCTTGGATGAAGCTCTAGCGGAAGTTCAAATGGTAGTAGAAGGCGTACATAGCGCAAAGGCAGCCTATGCTTTATCACAAAAATATAATGTGGAAATGCCCATTATCAAACAAACGATTGAAGTACTTTTTGAAGGCAAGTCTCCAAAGGAAGCGGTTGTTGATTTAATGCTAAGAGATAAGAGAACTGAACATCTAATGGAAGAAGTTCATTGGTCCCATTCTGTATCATGGAAAGATGAGTAA
- the plsY gene encoding glycerol-3-phosphate 1-O-acyltransferase PlsY — MFRIICIVIGYLIGCFQTAYILGKTVKKIDIRQFGSGNAGTTNVIRVMGWKSGIITFIGDLLKGILAVVICKLIFPDQVAAGLYAGAAAVAGHNWPVFLKFKGGKGIATTIGILLAFDYRIGIICAVIMAVVIFITRFVSLGSILMAISIPILFSIFWKTNYELMILGVFLMGSALLRHRTNIERLLSGKESKLGQRSNKKVEEKQ, encoded by the coding sequence ATGTTTAGGATTATTTGTATAGTAATCGGTTACCTTATTGGCTGCTTTCAGACTGCTTATATTTTAGGAAAAACGGTGAAAAAAATCGATATACGCCAATTCGGAAGCGGTAATGCCGGAACGACCAATGTCATCAGGGTAATGGGGTGGAAATCGGGAATCATTACTTTCATAGGCGATCTTTTAAAAGGAATCCTTGCAGTAGTTATATGTAAATTGATTTTTCCTGATCAAGTTGCTGCCGGACTGTATGCGGGTGCAGCAGCTGTAGCAGGGCATAACTGGCCAGTTTTTCTAAAATTTAAGGGTGGAAAAGGAATTGCTACGACTATAGGAATATTATTAGCTTTTGACTATAGAATCGGTATCATTTGTGCAGTTATTATGGCAGTGGTTATTTTTATAACCCGCTTTGTATCCCTTGGTTCTATTCTGATGGCAATTTCCATTCCTATTTTATTCTCAATCTTTTGGAAAACAAATTATGAATTAATGATCTTAGGTGTATTTTTAATGGGTTCTGCTTTACTCAGACATCGAACAAATATTGAACGACTGCTTTCAGGCAAAGAATCCAAGTTAGGACAGCGTTCAAATAAGAAAGTGGAGGAGAAACAATAA
- the der gene encoding ribosome biogenesis GTPase Der, translating to MSKPIVAIVGRPNVGKSTLFNRLAGERISIVEDTPGVTRDRIYADVEWLNHSFTLIDTGGIEPNSDDIILSQMRKQAEIAIETADVVIFLVDVKQGLTDSDHEVANMLRKSHKPVVLAVNKVDNMIQNNMDVYEFYNLGLGDPIPISAAQPLGLGDMLDKVIEHFPEQETSEYEDEVIKVAIIGKPNVGKSSLINKILGEERVIVSDIPGTTRDAIDTPVTIGEDKFVFIDTAGVRRKNKIKEDIEKYSIVRTVAAIERADVAVLMIDASEGITEQDTKIAGIAHEKGKAAIIVVNKWDKIEKDDKTMNKYLKDIEFKLSYMPYAPKLFISALTGQRVHKLFEMIKLVAQNHSLRISTGLLNDVLYEAMAMNQPPTDKGKRLKIYYMTQVSVRPPSFVLFVNDKELMHFSYERYIENQLREAFGFKGTPLRFMVREKQGKE from the coding sequence ATGAGTAAACCTATCGTTGCTATTGTAGGACGACCAAATGTAGGGAAATCAACCTTATTTAATCGTTTAGCCGGAGAAAGAATATCCATTGTGGAAGATACCCCCGGTGTTACGAGAGATAGAATATATGCAGACGTAGAATGGCTCAATCATTCATTTACATTAATTGATACTGGAGGAATAGAGCCGAATTCTGATGACATCATTTTAAGTCAGATGAGAAAACAAGCAGAAATTGCCATTGAAACAGCAGATGTGGTTATTTTTCTTGTGGATGTGAAACAGGGGCTTACGGATTCAGATCATGAAGTAGCCAATATGCTTAGAAAATCTCATAAGCCCGTGGTACTGGCCGTAAATAAAGTGGATAACATGATTCAAAACAATATGGATGTATATGAATTTTATAACTTAGGATTGGGAGATCCAATTCCAATATCTGCAGCACAGCCCTTGGGATTAGGGGATATGCTGGATAAAGTGATTGAACATTTCCCAGAACAAGAAACATCGGAGTACGAAGATGAAGTCATTAAGGTTGCAATAATTGGAAAACCAAATGTAGGAAAGTCTTCACTGATTAATAAAATTCTGGGTGAAGAACGGGTTATTGTTAGCGATATTCCGGGAACTACAAGGGATGCAATTGATACTCCTGTAACAATTGGAGAAGATAAATTCGTCTTCATCGATACAGCTGGCGTTCGAAGAAAAAATAAAATTAAAGAAGACATAGAGAAATATAGTATAGTAAGAACAGTTGCTGCCATCGAGCGAGCAGACGTTGCAGTTCTGATGATTGATGCATCTGAAGGGATTACAGAGCAGGATACTAAAATTGCAGGAATTGCTCATGAAAAAGGGAAAGCTGCCATTATCGTTGTCAATAAATGGGATAAAATAGAAAAAGATGATAAAACAATGAATAAATACTTGAAAGACATCGAATTCAAACTGAGCTATATGCCTTATGCACCCAAATTATTTATTTCTGCATTAACAGGCCAAAGGGTTCATAAATTGTTTGAAATGATTAAATTGGTTGCTCAAAATCATTCCCTTCGAATCAGTACCGGTTTATTAAATGACGTATTGTATGAAGCCATGGCAATGAACCAGCCTCCTACGGATAAAGGCAAGCGCCTAAAAATTTATTATATGACTCAAGTAAGCGTACGACCTCCTAGTTTTGTGCTCTTTGTAAACGATAAAGAACTGATGCATTTCTCTTATGAAAGATACATTGAAAACCAACTAAGAGAGGCTTTTGGCTTTAAAGGAACTCCTTTGCGTTTTATGGTTAGAGAAAAGCAAGGAAAGGAGTAA
- a CDS encoding DUF512 domain-containing protein — translation MEKYKEHKITKVLPGSIGEELGIEEGDILLAINNQSIEDVFDYRYLLSDDFITVLVRKQSSEEWEFEIEKEINEDLGLIFENELMDQLKPCRNKCVFCFIDQLPPHMRKTVYFKDDDWRMSFLYGNYITLTNMNDKDFERLIYYRLSPMNISVHATDPEVRKKMLNNRFAGNILERIKRIIDAGIDVNCQIVLCKGLNDGEILDKTIKDLGQFLPGIKSTSVVPVGISKFRHELYPLIPFEKEDAREVIRIIHKWQDYFKKKYNNTFIYAADEFYLTGELEIPEFEEYEDFPQIENGVGMLALMKHEFEEYYETLPEALEEDIDVSIATGVITYPFICELVERLKQKYSNLTVRIYPIINYFFGERITVAGLITGQDILSQLKDKELGSRLLLPQNAFRNNDTILLDDMYAEDLEKKLDIPVTIVGTSGQEFINGILNIKENTNE, via the coding sequence TTGGAAAAATACAAAGAACATAAAATTACAAAAGTGCTTCCTGGTAGTATTGGTGAAGAACTGGGAATAGAAGAAGGAGATATACTCCTTGCCATAAATAATCAATCAATTGAAGATGTTTTTGACTATCGATACCTTTTATCGGATGACTTCATTACAGTGTTAGTTCGAAAACAATCTTCAGAGGAATGGGAATTTGAAATAGAAAAAGAAATCAATGAAGATTTAGGGTTGATCTTTGAAAATGAATTAATGGATCAGTTAAAGCCTTGCAGAAACAAATGTGTTTTTTGCTTCATTGATCAGCTTCCGCCTCATATGAGAAAAACAGTATACTTTAAAGACGATGATTGGAGAATGTCCTTTTTATACGGTAACTACATTACCCTTACCAATATGAATGATAAGGATTTTGAAAGACTCATTTATTACCGGTTATCTCCAATGAATATCTCAGTTCATGCAACCGATCCGGAAGTTAGAAAAAAAATGTTGAACAATAGATTTGCAGGAAACATCCTGGAAAGAATTAAAAGAATTATTGATGCAGGAATTGACGTTAACTGCCAAATCGTTTTATGTAAGGGATTAAATGATGGAGAAATTCTGGATAAAACCATAAAGGATTTAGGGCAATTTTTACCCGGAATTAAAAGTACATCCGTAGTTCCGGTTGGTATTTCAAAATTTCGCCATGAACTGTATCCACTCATCCCTTTTGAAAAAGAAGATGCCAGAGAAGTTATTAGAATCATTCATAAATGGCAGGACTATTTCAAGAAGAAATATAATAACACATTTATTTATGCAGCCGATGAATTTTATTTAACGGGAGAACTGGAAATCCCTGAATTTGAGGAATATGAAGATTTTCCTCAGATTGAAAACGGAGTAGGTATGCTGGCTTTGATGAAACATGAGTTTGAAGAATACTATGAAACGCTTCCTGAAGCATTGGAAGAGGATATAGATGTTTCAATTGCCACCGGAGTAATAACCTATCCCTTTATTTGTGAACTGGTTGAAAGATTAAAGCAAAAATATTCTAATCTGACAGTTCGTATTTATCCGATTATCAACTACTTTTTTGGTGAGCGAATAACCGTTGCAGGCCTTATTACCGGTCAAGATATTTTAAGCCAATTAAAGGATAAAGAATTAGGAAGTCGATTATTGCTTCCTCAAAATGCTTTTCGTAATAACGATACAATCCTGCTGGATGATATGTATGCAGAGGATTTGGAAAAGAAACTAGATATTCCAGTAACCATAGTGGGAACTTCTGGTCAAGAATTTATAAATGGAATACTAAATATAAAGGAGAATACCAATGAGTAA